From Macrobrachium rosenbergii isolate ZJJX-2024 chromosome 55, ASM4041242v1, whole genome shotgun sequence, a single genomic window includes:
- the LOC136835216 gene encoding pre-mRNA-splicing factor Syf2: MTEAVASSSKMDKMAEFKARLAKLHTKRNEAAALNHKEVVEEDRLKQMPKNHLKKRERLEAEFREEKRKEAVIAEGKDYDRVRMLEIGADEAEQYERKKRKKNPDLGFSTYEDATIRQYNRLVKNKKVDLEEYEREKAAVGEDAFYGRDNTIAIGLHKDTPDAIDNMVNDLEKQIAKREKYSRRRIFDDDDDINFINERNMKFNKKLERFYGNYTEEIKQNLERGTAV, encoded by the exons ATGACAGAG GCTGTAGCAAGCTCGAGCAAAATGGACAAAATGGCTGAATTTAAGGCACGTCTTgcaaaattacatacaaaaagg AATGAAGCTGCTGCTTTAAATCACAAGGAGGTTGTCGAAGAAGATCGTTTGAAGCAGATGcctaaaaatcatttaaaaaagcGGGAAAGACTTGAAGCAGAGTTCAGAGAAGAAAAACGTAAAGAAGCAGTAATAGCAGAG ggaAAAGATTATGACAGGGTGAGGATGCTGGAAATAGGTGCAGATGAGGCAGAAcagtatgaaaggaaaaaaagaaagaaaaatccgGACCTAGGTTTCTCCACATATGAAGATGCAACTATAAG ACAGTATAACCGTCTTGTGAAAAACAAGAAGGTTGATTTAGAGGAATATGAACGGGAAAAAGCAGCGGTCGGTGAAGATGCCTTCTATGGAAGAGATAACACCATTGCCATTGGGTTGCACAAAGATACACCAGATGCTATAGACAACATGGTGAATGATCTTGAAAAGCA aatTGCAAAACGTGAGAAATATTCTCGCCGTCGCATCttcgacgatgatgatgacatcAACTTCATTAATGAGCGCAACATGAAGTTCAACAAGAAACTGGAACGCTTCTATGGAAATTATACAGAGGAAATTAAACAGAACCTGGAAAGAGGCACTgctgtataa